In the genome of Vicia villosa cultivar HV-30 ecotype Madison, WI linkage group LG7, Vvil1.0, whole genome shotgun sequence, one region contains:
- the LOC131617713 gene encoding endoglucanase 11-like — protein sequence MEKTMEKNTQQQLHKKHHFRASKIPLLMQQHCCLFLFIFTILTTNTTTQAFDYGDALSKSLLYFEAQRSGRLPYNQRVTWRDHSALIDGLEQGVDLVGGYYDAGDHVKFGLPMAFTVTMLSWGAIEYLQEIEDAGEIEHTLEAIKWGTDYFIKAHTSPNVLWAEVGDGDTDHYCWQRPEDMTTSRRAFKIDENNPGSDLAGETSAAMAAASILFKKTNPHYSHLLLHHAQQLFEFGDKYRGKYDASVGVVKSYYASVSGYMDELLWAATWLYKATDKEEYLEYVIKNGNLFGGTGWSITEFTWDVKYAGLQLLASQFLNQAKHKKHSNILEQYKSKAEYYICSCLNKNMNGSNVERTPAGLLYIRQWNNMQHVSTASFLLTTYSDFLKNTNQKLTCHEGTIDHEEILTFAKSQIDYILGSNPMNMSYLVGFGPSYPKRVHHRGASIMSYKENKGFIGCTQGYDNWYGSEDPNPNVLVGALVGGPDWKDEFEDKRNNFMQTEACTYNTAPLVGLFAKFLHIENNKMVDDCDSLLVASF from the exons ATGGAAAAAACAATGGAGaaaaacacacaacaacaattacATAAAAAACACCATTTTAGAGCTTCTAAAATCCCATTACTCATGCAACAACATTGTtgtcttttccttttcattttcaccATTCTTACTACTAACACCACTACCCAAGCTTTTGATTATGGTGATGCCCTCTCAAAGAGTCTTCTCTATTTTGAAGCACAACGTTCAGGGAGATTACCTTATAATCAACGTGTCACTTGGCGTGATCATTCTGCACTCATTGATGGCCTAGAACAAGGG GTGGATTTGGTTGGAGGGTATTATGATGCAGGTGATCATGTGAAATTTGGTTTACCAATGGCATTTACTGTGACAATGCTTTCATGGGGTGCTATTGAGTATTTGCAAGAAATTGAAGATGCTGGTGAAATAGAACATACACTGGAAGCCATTAAATGGGGCACTGATTATTTCATCAAAGCTCACACTAGTCCAAATGTCTTGTGGGCAGAG GTGGGTGATGGTGACACTGATCATTATTGTTGGCAAAGACCAGAGGACATGACAACATCAAGAAGAGCATTCAAGATTGATGAAAACAATCCTGGTTCAGATCTTGCTGGAGAGACATCAGCTGCTATGGCAGCTGCTTCTATTCTGTTTAAGAAAACAAATCCACATTACTCGCACTTGTTGTTACACCATGCTCAACAG TTGTTTGAGTTTGGGGACAAGTATAGAGGAAAATATGATGCAAGTGTTGGAGTAGTGAAAAGTTACTATGCGTCGGTGAGTGGGTACATGGATGAGTTGTTATGGGCTGCCACGTGGCTATATAAGGCCACCGACAAAGAAGAGTATTTAGAGTATGTAATTAAAAATGGTAATCTCTTTGGTGGGACTGGTTGGTCCATAACAGAGTTCACCTGGGATGTTAAATATGCTGGTCTTCAACTTTTAGCTTCACAG TTTTTAAACCAAGCAAAACACAAGAAACATAGTAATATACTTGAACAATATAAATCAAAAGCAGAGTACTACATATGTTCATGTCTCAACAAAAACATGAATGGAAGCAACGTGGAAAGAACTCCAGCTGGATTACTATACATCAGACAATGGAACAACATGCAACATGTTTCAACAGCATCCTTTCTACTCACAACATACTCTGATTTCctcaaaaacacaaaccaaaagcTCACATGTCATGAAGGCACTATAGACCATGAAGAAATTCTAACTTTTGCTAAATCACAAATTGACTACATTTTGGGCTCAAACCCAATGAACATGAGCTACTTAGTGGGCTTTGGGCCTAGTTACCCTAAAAGGGTCCATCATAGAGGAGCTTCCATTATGTCATATAAGGAGAATAAAGGGTTTATTGGGTGTACTCAAGGGTATGATAATTGGTATGGGAGTGAAGATCCTAACCCTAATGTTTTGGTTGGGGCTTTGGTTGGAGGGCCAGATTGGAAAGATGAATTTGAAGATAAAAGGAACAATTTTATGCAGACTGAGGCATGCACATATAATACTGCCCCTTTAGTTGGTCTTTTTGCAAAATTCTTGCATATAGAAAATAATAAGATGGTAGATGATTGTGATTCACTTTTGGTTGCttccttttaa